The proteins below are encoded in one region of Paralysiella testudinis:
- a CDS encoding ArsR/SmtB family transcription factor, with protein sequence MNPTDTFKALANEYRYQMLLWLKNPQQHFAAHMHCDVAHDFAGGVCVGLIAEKAGLAQSVVSGYLNTLKKAGLLESRRIGKWTYYRYHRAGVEALLQQLREQI encoded by the coding sequence ATGAACCCCACCGACACCTTCAAAGCCTTAGCCAACGAATACCGCTACCAAATGCTGCTGTGGCTGAAAAACCCGCAGCAACATTTTGCCGCACACATGCATTGTGATGTGGCGCACGATTTTGCCGGCGGCGTGTGCGTGGGGCTGATTGCCGAAAAAGCCGGGCTGGCGCAATCGGTGGTGTCTGGCTATCTGAACACCTTAAAAAAAGCCGGTTTGCTTGAATCGCGCCGCATCGGCAAATGGACCTATTACCGCTACCATCGCGCCGGCGTGGAAGCTTTATTGCAGCAATTGCGCGAACAGATTTAA
- the alr gene encoding alanine racemase, giving the protein MRPLIAHIRLNHLRQNYQTLKAMHGGKMLAVLKANAYGHGAVRCAQALADLADGFAVAAIEEALTLREAGITQPIVLLEGVFEAAEYALVDQHRLWPVVQNAWQLEALLAHCWQHPVTVWLKMDSGMHRAGFFPHDYAPAHQALSQSPQVAAVVNMTHFACADEPHKNMTAEQMAVFDLAVADLPGDISVANSAAILAHPNAHRHWGRTGIALYGVSPLGGADSRFLPVMRLSSKVFGERVLPPGEPIGYGAAFVTPQSTRAGLIACGYADGYPRHAGTGTPVAIDGERSRLLGRVSMDMMTVQLADHHQGIGSEVELWGDVIHINEVAAAAGTIAYELLCNVKRAHFVYEE; this is encoded by the coding sequence ATGCGCCCGCTGATTGCCCATATCCGCTTAAACCATTTGCGCCAAAACTACCAAACCCTCAAAGCCATGCACGGCGGCAAAATGCTGGCGGTGCTCAAAGCCAATGCCTACGGCCATGGTGCCGTGCGCTGCGCCCAAGCACTGGCCGATTTGGCCGACGGCTTTGCCGTGGCCGCCATTGAAGAAGCGCTCACCTTGCGCGAAGCCGGCATTACCCAGCCGATTGTGTTGCTGGAAGGCGTGTTTGAAGCTGCCGAGTATGCCCTGGTCGATCAACACCGCCTGTGGCCGGTGGTGCAAAACGCCTGGCAGCTGGAAGCCTTGCTGGCGCACTGCTGGCAACATCCGGTCACCGTGTGGCTGAAAATGGATTCCGGCATGCACCGCGCCGGTTTTTTCCCGCACGACTACGCCCCCGCCCACCAAGCGCTCAGCCAAAGCCCGCAAGTGGCGGCCGTGGTGAACATGACCCACTTCGCCTGCGCCGACGAGCCGCACAAAAACATGACTGCCGAGCAAATGGCGGTGTTTGACTTGGCGGTGGCCGATTTGCCCGGCGACATCAGCGTGGCCAATTCCGCCGCCATTTTGGCGCACCCCAACGCGCATCGACACTGGGGGCGCACCGGTATTGCGCTCTACGGCGTCTCGCCCTTGGGTGGTGCCGACAGCCGCTTTTTGCCGGTGATGCGCCTGAGCAGCAAAGTGTTTGGCGAACGCGTATTGCCGCCGGGCGAGCCCATAGGCTACGGCGCCGCCTTCGTTACCCCGCAATCCACCCGCGCAGGCCTGATTGCTTGCGGCTATGCCGACGGCTACCCGCGCCACGCCGGCACCGGCACGCCCGTGGCCATTGATGGCGAACGCAGCCGCCTGCTCGGGCGCGTATCCATGGACATGATGACCGTGCAACTGGCCGACCACCACCAAGGCATCGGCAGCGAAGTGGAGCTGTGGGGCGATGTAATACACATCAACGAAGTGGCCGCTGCCGCCGGCACCATTGCCTATGAGCTGCTGTGCAATGTGAAGCGGGCGCATTTTGTTTATGAAGAATAA